Proteins from a single region of Mus pahari chromosome 2, PAHARI_EIJ_v1.1, whole genome shotgun sequence:
- the Nod1 gene encoding nucleotide-binding oligomerization domain-containing protein 1 isoform X1, translated as MEERGHHEMEGTPSGCHSHIKLLKINREHLVPNIRNTQCLVDNLLENGYFSAEDAEIVCACPTKPDKVRKILDLVQSKGEEVSEFFLYVLQQLEDAYVDLRLWLSEIGFSPSQLIRTKTIVNTDPVSRYTQQLRHQLGRDSKFMLCYAQKEDLLLEEIYMDTLMELVGFNNENLGSLGGLDCLLDHSTGVLNEHGETVFMFGDAGVGKSMLLQRLQSLWASGRLTPTAKFFFHFRCRMFSCFKESDMLTLQDLLFKHFCYPEQDPEEVFSFLLRFPHTALFTFDGLDELHSDFDLSRVPDNCCPWEPAHPLVLLANLLSGRMLKGAGKLLTARTGVEVPRQLLRKKVLLRGFSPNHLRTYARRMFPERTAQEHLLQQLDANPNLCSLCGVPLFCWIIFRCFQHFHTAFEGSSQLPDCAVTLTDVFLLVTEVHLNRTQPSSLVQRNTRSPAETLRAGWRTLHALGEVAHRGTDRSLFVFGQEEVQASKLQEGDLQLGFLRALPDVGPEQGQSYEFFHLTLQAFFTAFFLVADDKVSTRELLRFFREWTSPGEATSSSCHPSFFSFQCLGGRSRLGPDPFRNKDHFQFTNLFLCGLLAKARQKLLRQLVPKAVLRRKRKALWAHLFASLRSYLKSLPRVQSGGFNQVHAMPTFLWMLRCIYETQSQKVGRLAARGISADYLKLAFCNACSADCSALSFVLHHFHRQLALDLDNNNLNDYGVQELQPCFSRLTVIRLSVNQITDTGVKVLCEELTKYKIVTFLGLYNNQITDIGARYVAQILDECKGLTHLKLGKNRITSEGGKCVALAVKNSTSIVDVGMWGNQIGDEGAKAFAEALRDHPSLTTLSLAFNGISPEGGKSLAQALKQNTTLTIIWLTKNELNDEAAECFAEMLRVNQTLQHLWLIQNRITAKGTAQLARALQKNTAITEICLNGNLIKPEEAKVFENEKRIICF; from the exons GTCCGAAAGATCCTTGACCTGGTGCAGAGCAAAGGCGAGGAGGTGTCTGAGTTCTTCCTCTACGTGCTGCAGCAGCTGGAGGATGCTTACGTGGACCTCAGGCTGTGGCTCTCAGAGATTGGCTTCTCCCCTTCCCAGCTCATTCGGACCAAAACTATCGTCAATACTGACCCAG TAAGCAGGTATACCCAACAGCTGCGACACCAACTGGGCCGCGACTCCAAGTTCATGCTGTGCTACGCCCAAAAGGAGGACCTGCTGCTGGAGGAGATCTATATGGACACACTCATGGAGCTGGTAGGCTTCAACAATGAAAACCTGGGCAGCCTAGGAGGCCTGGATTGCCTGCTGGACCACAGCACGGGGGTCCTCAATGAGCATGGAGAGACTGTCTTCATGTTTGGGGACGCGGGAGTGGGCAAGTCCATGCTGCTGCAGAGGTTGCAGAGCCTCTGGGCGTCGGGCAGGTTGACCCCGACGGCCAAATTCTTCTTCCACTTCCGCTGCCGCATGTTCAGCTGCTTCAAGGAGAGCGACATGCTGACTCTGCAGGACTTGCTCTTCAAGCATTTCTGCTACCCGGAGCAGGACCCAGAGGAGGTGTTCTCCTTTTTGCTGCGCTTTCCCCACACGGCGCTCTTCACTTTCGACGGCCTAGATGAGCTGCACTCAGACTTCGACCTGAGCCGCGTGCCAGATAACTGCTGCCCATGGGAGCCGGCTCACCCTCTGGTCCTGCTGGCTAACCTCCTAAGCGGGAGGATGCTCAAGGGTGCGGGCAAACTGCTCACGGCTCGCACAGGTGTGGAGGTCCCCCGCCAGCTCCTGCGCAAAAAGGTGCTGCTCCGGGGCTTCTCCCCGAACCACCTGCGCACCTATGCCCGCAGGATGTTCCCCGAGCGCACGGCGCAGGAGCATCTGCTGCAGCAGCTCGATGCCAACCCCAACCTCTGCAGCCTGTGCGGGGTGCCGCTCTTCTGCTGGATCATCTTCCGTTGCTTTCAGCACTTCCACACGGCCTTCGAGGGCTCCTCGCAGTTGCCGGACTGTGCTGTGACCCTGACTGATGTCTTTCTGCTGGTCACTGAGGTGCATCTGAACAGGACGCAACCCAGCAGCCTGGTGCAGCGCAACACGCGCAGCCCGGCGGAAACCCTACGTGCAGGCTGGCGCACGCTGCATGCGCTGGGCGAGGTGGCTCATCGAGGCACGGACAGGAGCCTCTTTGTGTTTGGCCAGGAGGAGGTGCAGGCGTCGAAGCTGCAGGAAGGAGATCTGCAGCTGGGCTTCCTGCGGGCTTTGCCCGATGTGGGCCCTGAGCAGGGCCAGTCTTACGAATTTTTCCACCTTACGCTCCAGGCCTTCTTCACCGCCTTCTTCCTGGTAGCAGATGACAAAGTGAGCACCCGGGAGTTGCTAAGGTTCTTTCGAGAATGGACGTCTCCAGGGGAGGCAACAAGCTCGTCCTgccatccttccttcttctccttccagtGCCTGGGTGGCAGAAGCCGGTTGGGCCCTGATCCTTTCAGGAACAAAGATCACTTCCAGTTCACCAACCTCTTCCTGTGTGGGCTGCTGGCCAAAGCCCGACAGAAACTCCTTCGGCAGCTCGTGCCCAAGGCTGTCCTAAGGAGGAAGCGCAAGGCCCTGTGGGCTCACCTGTTTGCCAGCCTGCGCTCCTACTTGAAGAGCCTACCGCGGGTCCAGTCTGGAGGCTTTAACCAGGTGCATGCCATGCCTACATTCCTGTGGATGCTGCGCTGCATCTATGAGACGCAGAGCCAGAAGGTGGGGCGCCTCGCCGCCAGGGGCATCAGTGCGGACTACCTCAAGCTGGCCTTCTGCAACGCTTGCTCTGCGGACTGCAGCGCCCTGTCCTTCGTCCTGCATCACTTCCACAGGCAGCTGGCCCTAGACCTGGACAACAACAACCTCAATGACTATGGAGTACAGGAGCTGCAGCCTTGCTTTAGCCGTCTCACGGTTATCAG ACTCAGCGTCAACCAGATCACCGACACCGGGGTGAAGGTGCTGTGTGAGGAACTGACCAAGTACAAGATCGTGACGTTCCTGGG TTTATACAACAACCAGATCACTGATATCGGAGCCAGGTATGTGGCCCAAATCCTGGATGAATGCAAAGGCCTCACACACCTTAA ACTAGGGAAAAACAGAATAACAAGTGAGGGCGGGAAGTGCGTGGCTTTGGCTGTGAAGAACAGCACCTCCATCGTTGATGTCGG GATGTGGGGCAATCAGATTGGAGACGAAGGGGCAAAGGCCTTCGCAGAGGCCTTGAGGGATCACCCCAGCCTGACCACTCTCAG TCTTGCATTCAATGGCATCTCCCCGGAGGGAGGGAAGAGCCTTGCACAGGCCCTGAAGCAGAACACCACGCTGACAATAATCTG GCTGACCAAGAATGAACTTAATGATGAGGCCGCAGAGTGCTTTGCCGAGATGCTGCGGGTGAACCAGACGCTACAGCATTTATG GCTGATCCAGAATCGTATCACAGCCAAGGGGACAGCGCAGCTGGCCAGGGCTCTGCAGAAGAACACTGCCATAACAGAGATTTG TCTCAACGGAAACTTAATTAAGCCTGAGGAGGCCAAAGTCTTTGAAAATGAGAAGAGGATCATCTGTTTCTGA
- the Nod1 gene encoding nucleotide-binding oligomerization domain-containing protein 1 isoform X2 codes for MEERGHHEMEGTPSGCHSHIKLLKINREHLVPNIRNTQCLVDNLLENGYFSAEDAEIVCACPTKPDKVRKILDLVQSKGEEVSEFFLYVLQQLEDAYVDLRLWLSEIGFSPSQLIRTKTIVNTDPVSRYTQQLRHQLGRDSKFMLCYAQKEDLLLEEIYMDTLMELVGFNNENLGSLGGLDCLLDHSTGVLNEHGETVFMFGDAGVGKSMLLQRLQSLWASGRLTPTAKFFFHFRCRMFSCFKESDMLTLQDLLFKHFCYPEQDPEEVFSFLLRFPHTALFTFDGLDELHSDFDLSRVPDNCCPWEPAHPLVLLANLLSGRMLKGAGKLLTARTGVEVPRQLLRKKVLLRGFSPNHLRTYARRMFPERTAQEHLLQQLDANPNLCSLCGVPLFCWIIFRCFQHFHTAFEGSSQLPDCAVTLTDVFLLVTEVHLNRTQPSSLVQRNTRSPAETLRAGWRTLHALGEVAHRGTDRSLFVFGQEEVQASKLQEGDLQLGFLRALPDVGPEQGQSYEFFHLTLQAFFTAFFLVADDKVSTRELLRFFREWTSPGEATSSSCHPSFFSFQCLGGRSRLGPDPFRNKDHFQFTNLFLCGLLAKARQKLLRQLVPKAVLRRKRKALWAHLFASLRSYLKSLPRVQSGGFNQVHAMPTFLWMLRCIYETQSQKVGRLAARGISADYLKLAFCNACSADCSALSFVLHHFHRQLALDLDNNNLNDYGVQELQPCFSRLTVIRLSVNQITDTGVKVLCEELTKYKIVTFLGLYNNQITDIGARLGKNRITSEGGKCVALAVKNSTSIVDVGMWGNQIGDEGAKAFAEALRDHPSLTTLSLAFNGISPEGGKSLAQALKQNTTLTIIWLTKNELNDEAAECFAEMLRVNQTLQHLWLIQNRITAKGTAQLARALQKNTAITEICLNGNLIKPEEAKVFENEKRIICF; via the exons GTCCGAAAGATCCTTGACCTGGTGCAGAGCAAAGGCGAGGAGGTGTCTGAGTTCTTCCTCTACGTGCTGCAGCAGCTGGAGGATGCTTACGTGGACCTCAGGCTGTGGCTCTCAGAGATTGGCTTCTCCCCTTCCCAGCTCATTCGGACCAAAACTATCGTCAATACTGACCCAG TAAGCAGGTATACCCAACAGCTGCGACACCAACTGGGCCGCGACTCCAAGTTCATGCTGTGCTACGCCCAAAAGGAGGACCTGCTGCTGGAGGAGATCTATATGGACACACTCATGGAGCTGGTAGGCTTCAACAATGAAAACCTGGGCAGCCTAGGAGGCCTGGATTGCCTGCTGGACCACAGCACGGGGGTCCTCAATGAGCATGGAGAGACTGTCTTCATGTTTGGGGACGCGGGAGTGGGCAAGTCCATGCTGCTGCAGAGGTTGCAGAGCCTCTGGGCGTCGGGCAGGTTGACCCCGACGGCCAAATTCTTCTTCCACTTCCGCTGCCGCATGTTCAGCTGCTTCAAGGAGAGCGACATGCTGACTCTGCAGGACTTGCTCTTCAAGCATTTCTGCTACCCGGAGCAGGACCCAGAGGAGGTGTTCTCCTTTTTGCTGCGCTTTCCCCACACGGCGCTCTTCACTTTCGACGGCCTAGATGAGCTGCACTCAGACTTCGACCTGAGCCGCGTGCCAGATAACTGCTGCCCATGGGAGCCGGCTCACCCTCTGGTCCTGCTGGCTAACCTCCTAAGCGGGAGGATGCTCAAGGGTGCGGGCAAACTGCTCACGGCTCGCACAGGTGTGGAGGTCCCCCGCCAGCTCCTGCGCAAAAAGGTGCTGCTCCGGGGCTTCTCCCCGAACCACCTGCGCACCTATGCCCGCAGGATGTTCCCCGAGCGCACGGCGCAGGAGCATCTGCTGCAGCAGCTCGATGCCAACCCCAACCTCTGCAGCCTGTGCGGGGTGCCGCTCTTCTGCTGGATCATCTTCCGTTGCTTTCAGCACTTCCACACGGCCTTCGAGGGCTCCTCGCAGTTGCCGGACTGTGCTGTGACCCTGACTGATGTCTTTCTGCTGGTCACTGAGGTGCATCTGAACAGGACGCAACCCAGCAGCCTGGTGCAGCGCAACACGCGCAGCCCGGCGGAAACCCTACGTGCAGGCTGGCGCACGCTGCATGCGCTGGGCGAGGTGGCTCATCGAGGCACGGACAGGAGCCTCTTTGTGTTTGGCCAGGAGGAGGTGCAGGCGTCGAAGCTGCAGGAAGGAGATCTGCAGCTGGGCTTCCTGCGGGCTTTGCCCGATGTGGGCCCTGAGCAGGGCCAGTCTTACGAATTTTTCCACCTTACGCTCCAGGCCTTCTTCACCGCCTTCTTCCTGGTAGCAGATGACAAAGTGAGCACCCGGGAGTTGCTAAGGTTCTTTCGAGAATGGACGTCTCCAGGGGAGGCAACAAGCTCGTCCTgccatccttccttcttctccttccagtGCCTGGGTGGCAGAAGCCGGTTGGGCCCTGATCCTTTCAGGAACAAAGATCACTTCCAGTTCACCAACCTCTTCCTGTGTGGGCTGCTGGCCAAAGCCCGACAGAAACTCCTTCGGCAGCTCGTGCCCAAGGCTGTCCTAAGGAGGAAGCGCAAGGCCCTGTGGGCTCACCTGTTTGCCAGCCTGCGCTCCTACTTGAAGAGCCTACCGCGGGTCCAGTCTGGAGGCTTTAACCAGGTGCATGCCATGCCTACATTCCTGTGGATGCTGCGCTGCATCTATGAGACGCAGAGCCAGAAGGTGGGGCGCCTCGCCGCCAGGGGCATCAGTGCGGACTACCTCAAGCTGGCCTTCTGCAACGCTTGCTCTGCGGACTGCAGCGCCCTGTCCTTCGTCCTGCATCACTTCCACAGGCAGCTGGCCCTAGACCTGGACAACAACAACCTCAATGACTATGGAGTACAGGAGCTGCAGCCTTGCTTTAGCCGTCTCACGGTTATCAG ACTCAGCGTCAACCAGATCACCGACACCGGGGTGAAGGTGCTGTGTGAGGAACTGACCAAGTACAAGATCGTGACGTTCCTGGG TTTATACAACAACCAGATCACTGATATCGGAGCCAG ACTAGGGAAAAACAGAATAACAAGTGAGGGCGGGAAGTGCGTGGCTTTGGCTGTGAAGAACAGCACCTCCATCGTTGATGTCGG GATGTGGGGCAATCAGATTGGAGACGAAGGGGCAAAGGCCTTCGCAGAGGCCTTGAGGGATCACCCCAGCCTGACCACTCTCAG TCTTGCATTCAATGGCATCTCCCCGGAGGGAGGGAAGAGCCTTGCACAGGCCCTGAAGCAGAACACCACGCTGACAATAATCTG GCTGACCAAGAATGAACTTAATGATGAGGCCGCAGAGTGCTTTGCCGAGATGCTGCGGGTGAACCAGACGCTACAGCATTTATG GCTGATCCAGAATCGTATCACAGCCAAGGGGACAGCGCAGCTGGCCAGGGCTCTGCAGAAGAACACTGCCATAACAGAGATTTG TCTCAACGGAAACTTAATTAAGCCTGAGGAGGCCAAAGTCTTTGAAAATGAGAAGAGGATCATCTGTTTCTGA
- the Nod1 gene encoding nucleotide-binding oligomerization domain-containing protein 1 isoform X3 encodes MEERGHHEMEGTPSGCHSHIKLLKINREHLVPNIRNTQCLVDNLLENGYFSAEDAEIVCACPTKPDKVRKILDLVQSKGEEVSEFFLYVLQQLEDAYVDLRLWLSEIGFSPSQLIRTKTIVNTDPVSRYTQQLRHQLGRDSKFMLCYAQKEDLLLEEIYMDTLMELVGFNNENLGSLGGLDCLLDHSTGVLNEHGETVFMFGDAGVGKSMLLQRLQSLWASGRLTPTAKFFFHFRCRMFSCFKESDMLTLQDLLFKHFCYPEQDPEEVFSFLLRFPHTALFTFDGLDELHSDFDLSRVPDNCCPWEPAHPLVLLANLLSGRMLKGAGKLLTARTGVEVPRQLLRKKVLLRGFSPNHLRTYARRMFPERTAQEHLLQQLDANPNLCSLCGVPLFCWIIFRCFQHFHTAFEGSSQLPDCAVTLTDVFLLVTEVHLNRTQPSSLVQRNTRSPAETLRAGWRTLHALGEVAHRGTDRSLFVFGQEEVQASKLQEGDLQLGFLRALPDVGPEQGQSYEFFHLTLQAFFTAFFLVADDKVSTRELLRFFREWTSPGEATSSSCHPSFFSFQCLGGRSRLGPDPFRNKDHFQFTNLFLCGLLAKARQKLLRQLVPKAVLRRKRKALWAHLFASLRSYLKSLPRVQSGGFNQVHAMPTFLWMLRCIYETQSQKVGRLAARGISADYLKLAFCNACSADCSALSFVLHHFHRQLALDLDNNNLNDYGVQELQPCFSRLTVIRLSVNQITDTGVKVLCEELTKYKIVTFLGLGKNRITSEGGKCVALAVKNSTSIVDVGMWGNQIGDEGAKAFAEALRDHPSLTTLSLAFNGISPEGGKSLAQALKQNTTLTIIWLTKNELNDEAAECFAEMLRVNQTLQHLWLIQNRITAKGTAQLARALQKNTAITEICLNGNLIKPEEAKVFENEKRIICF; translated from the exons GTCCGAAAGATCCTTGACCTGGTGCAGAGCAAAGGCGAGGAGGTGTCTGAGTTCTTCCTCTACGTGCTGCAGCAGCTGGAGGATGCTTACGTGGACCTCAGGCTGTGGCTCTCAGAGATTGGCTTCTCCCCTTCCCAGCTCATTCGGACCAAAACTATCGTCAATACTGACCCAG TAAGCAGGTATACCCAACAGCTGCGACACCAACTGGGCCGCGACTCCAAGTTCATGCTGTGCTACGCCCAAAAGGAGGACCTGCTGCTGGAGGAGATCTATATGGACACACTCATGGAGCTGGTAGGCTTCAACAATGAAAACCTGGGCAGCCTAGGAGGCCTGGATTGCCTGCTGGACCACAGCACGGGGGTCCTCAATGAGCATGGAGAGACTGTCTTCATGTTTGGGGACGCGGGAGTGGGCAAGTCCATGCTGCTGCAGAGGTTGCAGAGCCTCTGGGCGTCGGGCAGGTTGACCCCGACGGCCAAATTCTTCTTCCACTTCCGCTGCCGCATGTTCAGCTGCTTCAAGGAGAGCGACATGCTGACTCTGCAGGACTTGCTCTTCAAGCATTTCTGCTACCCGGAGCAGGACCCAGAGGAGGTGTTCTCCTTTTTGCTGCGCTTTCCCCACACGGCGCTCTTCACTTTCGACGGCCTAGATGAGCTGCACTCAGACTTCGACCTGAGCCGCGTGCCAGATAACTGCTGCCCATGGGAGCCGGCTCACCCTCTGGTCCTGCTGGCTAACCTCCTAAGCGGGAGGATGCTCAAGGGTGCGGGCAAACTGCTCACGGCTCGCACAGGTGTGGAGGTCCCCCGCCAGCTCCTGCGCAAAAAGGTGCTGCTCCGGGGCTTCTCCCCGAACCACCTGCGCACCTATGCCCGCAGGATGTTCCCCGAGCGCACGGCGCAGGAGCATCTGCTGCAGCAGCTCGATGCCAACCCCAACCTCTGCAGCCTGTGCGGGGTGCCGCTCTTCTGCTGGATCATCTTCCGTTGCTTTCAGCACTTCCACACGGCCTTCGAGGGCTCCTCGCAGTTGCCGGACTGTGCTGTGACCCTGACTGATGTCTTTCTGCTGGTCACTGAGGTGCATCTGAACAGGACGCAACCCAGCAGCCTGGTGCAGCGCAACACGCGCAGCCCGGCGGAAACCCTACGTGCAGGCTGGCGCACGCTGCATGCGCTGGGCGAGGTGGCTCATCGAGGCACGGACAGGAGCCTCTTTGTGTTTGGCCAGGAGGAGGTGCAGGCGTCGAAGCTGCAGGAAGGAGATCTGCAGCTGGGCTTCCTGCGGGCTTTGCCCGATGTGGGCCCTGAGCAGGGCCAGTCTTACGAATTTTTCCACCTTACGCTCCAGGCCTTCTTCACCGCCTTCTTCCTGGTAGCAGATGACAAAGTGAGCACCCGGGAGTTGCTAAGGTTCTTTCGAGAATGGACGTCTCCAGGGGAGGCAACAAGCTCGTCCTgccatccttccttcttctccttccagtGCCTGGGTGGCAGAAGCCGGTTGGGCCCTGATCCTTTCAGGAACAAAGATCACTTCCAGTTCACCAACCTCTTCCTGTGTGGGCTGCTGGCCAAAGCCCGACAGAAACTCCTTCGGCAGCTCGTGCCCAAGGCTGTCCTAAGGAGGAAGCGCAAGGCCCTGTGGGCTCACCTGTTTGCCAGCCTGCGCTCCTACTTGAAGAGCCTACCGCGGGTCCAGTCTGGAGGCTTTAACCAGGTGCATGCCATGCCTACATTCCTGTGGATGCTGCGCTGCATCTATGAGACGCAGAGCCAGAAGGTGGGGCGCCTCGCCGCCAGGGGCATCAGTGCGGACTACCTCAAGCTGGCCTTCTGCAACGCTTGCTCTGCGGACTGCAGCGCCCTGTCCTTCGTCCTGCATCACTTCCACAGGCAGCTGGCCCTAGACCTGGACAACAACAACCTCAATGACTATGGAGTACAGGAGCTGCAGCCTTGCTTTAGCCGTCTCACGGTTATCAG ACTCAGCGTCAACCAGATCACCGACACCGGGGTGAAGGTGCTGTGTGAGGAACTGACCAAGTACAAGATCGTGACGTTCCTGGG ACTAGGGAAAAACAGAATAACAAGTGAGGGCGGGAAGTGCGTGGCTTTGGCTGTGAAGAACAGCACCTCCATCGTTGATGTCGG GATGTGGGGCAATCAGATTGGAGACGAAGGGGCAAAGGCCTTCGCAGAGGCCTTGAGGGATCACCCCAGCCTGACCACTCTCAG TCTTGCATTCAATGGCATCTCCCCGGAGGGAGGGAAGAGCCTTGCACAGGCCCTGAAGCAGAACACCACGCTGACAATAATCTG GCTGACCAAGAATGAACTTAATGATGAGGCCGCAGAGTGCTTTGCCGAGATGCTGCGGGTGAACCAGACGCTACAGCATTTATG GCTGATCCAGAATCGTATCACAGCCAAGGGGACAGCGCAGCTGGCCAGGGCTCTGCAGAAGAACACTGCCATAACAGAGATTTG TCTCAACGGAAACTTAATTAAGCCTGAGGAGGCCAAAGTCTTTGAAAATGAGAAGAGGATCATCTGTTTCTGA